Sequence from the Methanocalculus alkaliphilus genome:
ACGATCCCGTCACTTTGGGCGAGGATCTCCATCATCTCTGTTGTGATAATGCCGGTATCGGTCATGATCGAGAGGAGGAGGTCATCTGAACGGACCGCATAGCCACACGGCTCGGCGGCATCGTGCGATACGGCAAACGGGGTCACCTCAAAGTCGCCTGCGGTGAACGAAACACCCTTTGTACAGCAGATCTGTTCGGGGATCTTTTTGATCGCCTGTCGTGTGGACCGGAAGGCAGTCAGTGTCCCCCCGGTTCCAATGAGCGGGCACCCGAGGGATCGTGCGAGTGCGTCGGCACCCCGGACATGATCGGTATGCTCATGCGTCAGGAGGATAGCATCCACCAGGCCGGGATCCCCTCCTGATGCCCCGATCCTGGCAAGCATCTCCTTCTTCGAGAGCCCTGCATCGACGACGAGGGCACTCCTTCCATTGCTGATATAGATGCAGTTGCCGGTGCTGCCGCTTGCAAGGACTGTGCATTCCATCTGGTGTACTCATTGTCTCCACATCCAGATAACAGTCATCCACCAGGACATTTCCAGCAGGGGGTCACCTCTGGAAAGGTTCAATGGTTCTCCCGGTACATGAGTGATTATGTGGAAGCCACTTGATACCAGGGGCTGGAGAGAGAGAAGGCGGGGTGATATCTCCGGTGTGCTGGGATCAGTCCGGGAGATCATCGATGCGGTCCAAAGAGACGGGGATTCGGCACTTATCGAGCTTTCAAGGCGTTTTGACAGATTTGATGGAGATTCGATCTCCATTCTGCCCGAAGAGATCGAAGCGGCATATGACGAGG
This genomic interval carries:
- a CDS encoding MBL fold metallo-hydrolase; this translates as MECTVLASGSTGNCIYISNGRSALVVDAGLSKKEMLARIGASGGDPGLVDAILLTHEHTDHVRGADALARSLGCPLIGTGGTLTAFRSTRQAIKKIPEQICCTKGVSFTAGDFEVTPFAVSHDAAEPCGYAVRSDDLLLSIMTDTGIITTEMMEILAQSDGIVLESNHCPDMLSTGPYPEYLKRRIRSRTGHLSNTMAADCLRELNGSLHTVILSHLSEVNNTPARAFASSQEALGLDMSYIDLYVASPDIDCSCLSQTIKI